ACCAATAATTAATTTTATATCTAATTATTTTAATGTAATTTCTATAATAGTTTTTGGCTGCTTATGTATAAAATTATCAGTAATTTTAATAATTATATTTAATAATTATTTGTATTTATTGGTTTCTTTAAATTTATTTTTATGGTGCATATTTTTTGTTCTTGAGTCGAGTTGGGAGGCTTGGTTTACTGAGATTTCAAAAAGTATTCGAGATGATAAAATTAAGCAAAAGTTTAATAGTATGACTTTAACATGTTCTCAAGCTGCACTTATGATAGGGCCATTACTGGTTTCACCTGGAATGAGAATAAATAGTAAATATGGCCCATTTTATATTTCAATAATATTATATTTTGTTACAATTTTACTATTGATTTATAGTAGATTTATTAATAATAAAAAATTTATAATTAAAAATTTTAGTAATGAAAAAAATATTTCAATTAAAAGTATTATAAATAAACTGCCATCAATCAATATTTTTTTAATTTTAATACTTATTTGGCCTGTTTTAGGAATGATCAACATGGTGCTCCCTATTATAGGGAAAAATAGATTAGGCGGAAAAGTTGAATATGTGGCTTATCTTGATTTTTCTATTGGCTTAGGAATGGCAATTTCTGGTATTTTATTGTCTTTTTTTGCAGCAAAGTATTTTTTTAACTACAAAGGATTATCTGTTTTATCGATTTTGGGATTTTTGTCTATTACTTCTTTTTGCTTATTTTTTAATAATTTGTATATTTTATTTATTTTAATTTTCTTATTTGGCATGTCTTTTGGTGGAATAAGAATTATTATTAGAAAATATCTAGTGGATTTTTTAACTCCTTCAGAAGTCGCTAAACTAATTGGATCGGCAAACGCCATCGGTTTTCCGGTTGTAACATTATTTTCTTTTTTATATTCCACGTCTTCAAAAAGCGAATTATTTCCATTATTAGTATTTATTATGTTTATTTTATTTGCATTTATTTTCTCATACAATTTAGGAAGAAAATCAGAAAATAATATTTTTAAAAATTAGTATTTATTTGCTAAT
This region of Spirobacillus cienkowskii genomic DNA includes:
- a CDS encoding MFS transporter codes for the protein MLPYFLASIFYRLSNGCLILAFSWLMLNAFIDGEKKLFWIILTSFLPALIVAPIINFISNYFNVISIIVFGCLCIKLSVILIIIFNNYLYLLVSLNLFLWCIFFVLESSWEAWFTEISKSIRDDKIKQKFNSMTLTCSQAALMIGPLLVSPGMRINSKYGPFYISIILYFVTILLLIYSRFINNKKFIIKNFSNEKNISIKSIINKLPSINIFLILILIWPVLGMINMVLPIIGKNRLGGKVEYVAYLDFSIGLGMAISGILLSFFAAKYFFNYKGLSVLSILGFLSITSFCLFFNNLYILFILIFLFGMSFGGIRIIIRKYLVDFLTPSEVAKLIGSANAIGFPVVTLFSFLYSTSSKSELFPLLVFIMFILFAFIFSYNLGRKSENNIFKN